One window from the genome of Actinoplanes teichomyceticus ATCC 31121 encodes:
- a CDS encoding S9 family peptidase, which yields MLGGVDYPGLAGRTGDFSHGAPHAVTVGADGARVAFLRSRGPRDPDSGLWVLDVAAGDERFVAPGPIASYAVDQDARVAAFTRGGRLFRVDLTTATVTAIPTAGAAHDPRPDPQGVRIGYLTDPDGSASLRVHGPEGDRLLAGEPGNAWREHGGSIAWGVAGAGAAEFGRTRGWWWSPDGGQVLAVRTAGATSLHLLDLDGGWVDVHWDRETYPHLAQVRWSAGGPLITVLRRMQQHGLVLSVDPRTGETQVHAELADARWVEPIPGTPRHLPDGRVLVGGELAHDGFDARCLFADGSLLTPPALYVRRVAGTLARAGAAAGAPDLIVEGNLGDPAAREVFRVRTSLGGGGPEVTRLTESRGELAVGGDVLVAGAQVWRGDRRIGTLRSLAASLPYRPRPVLERVTDRRLPAAVLYPDGFVGGSLPVLLTLGDGPGHQQVCADPAAWQERQWWADAGFAVVSVDSRGTPGVAPSFEKAVHRRLADLALADQADALRALTGKHPDLDLTRVVVRGRGTGGWLAALAVLRRPRLFRGAVAREPVLDWGDLPRPIAERYLGDPADSAHVYRNHSLAAAVAEAEPHGPVLLVGAQLPGLTSVPSASLAEELAFLREVVS from the coding sequence ATGCTGGGGGGCGTGGATTACCCCGGACTCGCCGGGCGCACCGGCGACTTCAGCCACGGCGCCCCCCATGCCGTCACGGTCGGCGCCGACGGGGCGCGGGTCGCCTTCCTGCGCTCGCGCGGCCCGCGGGACCCGGACTCCGGGCTCTGGGTGCTGGACGTGGCCGCCGGTGACGAGCGGTTCGTCGCGCCCGGGCCGATCGCGTCGTACGCGGTGGATCAGGACGCCCGGGTGGCCGCCTTCACCCGCGGCGGCCGGCTGTTCCGCGTCGATCTGACCACGGCGACGGTGACCGCGATCCCGACCGCCGGTGCGGCGCACGACCCGCGCCCGGACCCGCAGGGCGTCCGGATCGGCTACCTCACCGATCCGGACGGGTCGGCGTCGCTGCGGGTGCACGGGCCGGAGGGCGACCGGCTGCTGGCCGGCGAGCCGGGCAACGCGTGGCGCGAGCACGGCGGCAGCATCGCGTGGGGGGTGGCCGGAGCCGGCGCCGCCGAGTTCGGCCGGACCCGCGGCTGGTGGTGGTCGCCGGACGGCGGCCAGGTGCTGGCGGTGCGTACCGCGGGCGCGACCAGCCTGCACCTGCTCGACCTGGACGGCGGCTGGGTGGACGTGCACTGGGACCGGGAGACGTACCCGCACCTGGCCCAGGTGCGCTGGTCCGCCGGCGGCCCGCTGATCACCGTGCTGCGCCGGATGCAACAGCACGGTCTGGTGCTGTCGGTGGACCCGCGCACCGGGGAGACCCAGGTGCACGCGGAACTCGCCGACGCCCGCTGGGTGGAGCCGATCCCGGGCACGCCGCGGCACCTGCCGGACGGCCGGGTGCTGGTCGGCGGGGAACTGGCGCACGACGGGTTCGACGCGCGTTGCCTGTTCGCCGACGGCAGCCTGCTCACCCCGCCCGCCCTCTACGTCCGGCGGGTGGCCGGCACCCTGGCCCGCGCCGGCGCGGCCGCCGGGGCGCCGGACCTGATCGTCGAGGGCAATCTGGGCGATCCCGCGGCGCGCGAGGTGTTCCGGGTACGCACCTCGCTGGGCGGGGGCGGACCGGAGGTGACCCGGCTGACCGAGTCCCGCGGCGAGCTCGCCGTCGGCGGGGACGTGCTGGTCGCCGGCGCTCAGGTGTGGCGGGGCGACCGGCGGATCGGCACGCTGCGGTCGCTGGCGGCGTCGCTGCCGTACCGGCCGCGGCCGGTGCTGGAACGGGTCACCGACCGGCGGCTGCCGGCCGCCGTGCTCTACCCGGACGGGTTCGTCGGCGGCAGCCTCCCGGTCCTGCTCACCCTCGGCGACGGGCCGGGTCACCAGCAGGTGTGCGCGGATCCGGCTGCCTGGCAGGAGCGGCAGTGGTGGGCCGACGCGGGGTTCGCCGTGGTCAGCGTCGACTCCCGGGGCACGCCCGGGGTGGCCCCCAGCTTCGAGAAGGCGGTGCACCGGCGGCTCGCCGACCTGGCCCTGGCCGACCAGGCGGACGCCCTGCGGGCGCTCACCGGCAAGCACCCCGACCTGGACCTGACCCGGGTGGTGGTGCGCGGCCGCGGGACGGGCGGGTGGCTGGCGGCGCTGGCCGTGCTGCGCCGGCCCAGGCTGTTCCGCGGCGCGGTGGCCCGCGAGCCGGTGCTGGACTGGGGTGACCTGCCGCGTCCGATCGCCGAGCGGTACCTGGGCGATCCGGCCGACTCGGCGCACGTCTACCGCAACCACAGCCTGGCCGCGGCGGTCGCCGAGGCGGAGCCGCACGGGCCGGTCCTGCTGGTCGGGGCGCAACTGCCGGGACTGACGTCGGTCCCGTCGGCCTCCCTGGCCGAGGAGCTGGCCTTCCTGCGGGAGGTCGTGTCGTGA
- a CDS encoding TldD/PmbA family protein yields MSHFDEAGAAVQAALDAGARYADARVMVCRTESMTARDGAVEDLGSDESAGLGVRALVGSSWGFYAVPDLAEPSARAAGRRAAQIAAASAQVAGPPAELVPAAPVVASWASDCVIDPLSVPLADKGDLLVRATAAAKEAGADLAQANYAIWDTHKWFVSSEGHRIDQHIRECGGGVTAHAIGDGEVQRRSLPGQYGTRGWELIDELDLVGNAPRLAEEARALLTAPLCPAGETTLILGGSQLALQIHESVGHAIELDRILGWEAAFAGTSWLDLSRLGTLRYGSDLMNITIDPTFPGALGSFGFDDEGTPAAKRHAVRDGIWVGVLAGRDSAAVAGLDYAGSVRSDGWARLPMVRMTNVGLEPGPHTLDEIIAATDDGVFMDVNRSWSIDDRRLNFQFGCEIGFEIKNGKRGRMLRNPTYTGIGPRFWQSMDMLSSETVAWGTPNCGKGQPGQVGHTGHPAAPARFTDVRVGVRG; encoded by the coding sequence ATGAGCCACTTCGATGAGGCGGGCGCGGCGGTGCAGGCCGCGCTCGACGCCGGCGCCCGCTATGCGGATGCCCGTGTCATGGTCTGCCGCACCGAGTCGATGACGGCCCGCGACGGCGCCGTCGAGGATCTGGGCTCCGACGAGAGCGCGGGCCTGGGCGTGCGCGCCCTGGTCGGCTCGAGTTGGGGCTTCTACGCCGTACCGGATCTCGCGGAACCCTCGGCCCGCGCCGCCGGGCGGCGGGCCGCGCAGATCGCCGCGGCCAGCGCCCAGGTGGCCGGCCCGCCGGCCGAGCTGGTCCCGGCCGCCCCGGTGGTGGCCAGCTGGGCCAGCGACTGCGTGATCGACCCGCTGTCGGTGCCCCTGGCCGACAAGGGCGACCTGCTGGTGCGCGCCACCGCCGCGGCCAAGGAGGCCGGCGCCGACCTGGCGCAGGCGAACTACGCGATCTGGGACACCCACAAGTGGTTCGTCTCCAGCGAGGGCCACCGCATCGACCAGCACATCCGGGAGTGCGGCGGCGGCGTCACCGCGCACGCCATCGGCGACGGCGAGGTCCAGCGCCGCTCGCTGCCCGGGCAGTACGGCACCCGCGGCTGGGAGCTGATCGACGAGCTCGACCTGGTGGGCAACGCGCCGCGGCTGGCCGAGGAGGCGCGGGCGCTGCTCACCGCGCCGCTCTGCCCGGCCGGCGAGACCACCCTGATCCTCGGCGGCTCGCAACTCGCCCTGCAGATCCACGAGTCCGTCGGGCACGCCATCGAGCTGGACCGGATCCTCGGCTGGGAGGCCGCCTTCGCCGGCACCAGCTGGCTCGACCTGAGCCGGCTCGGCACGCTGCGGTACGGCTCGGACCTGATGAACATCACCATCGACCCGACCTTCCCGGGTGCGCTGGGCAGCTTCGGGTTCGACGACGAGGGCACTCCCGCGGCGAAACGGCACGCGGTCCGCGACGGCATCTGGGTGGGCGTGCTGGCCGGGCGGGACTCGGCCGCGGTCGCCGGGCTGGACTACGCCGGCAGCGTCCGGTCCGACGGCTGGGCCCGGCTGCCGATGGTGCGGATGACCAACGTCGGGCTGGAGCCCGGCCCGCACACCCTCGACGAGATCATCGCGGCCACCGACGACGGCGTGTTCATGGACGTCAACCGGTCCTGGTCGATCGACGACCGGCGGCTGAACTTCCAGTTCGGCTGCGAGATCGGGTTCGAGATCAAGAACGGGAAGCGGGGAAGGATGCTGCGCAACCCGACCTACACCGGGATCGGCCCCCGGTTCTGGCAGTCGATGGACATGCTCTCGTCCGAGACGGTCGCCTGGGGCACGCCGAACTGCGGGAAGGGTCAGCCCGGCCAGGTCGGGCACACCGGGCACCCGGCCGCGCCGGCCCGGTTCACCGACGTACGGGTGGGGGTGCGCGGATGA
- a CDS encoding TldD/PmbA family protein → MSAELQIAAKVVELVRALAGRSAEAEVTVRHHALALTRFANSAIHQNVAEASTGVRLRLHLDGRTAAGSTTLTGADGLRSLVERTIAAARVTPPDPAWAGLTRPAPLHVSANHPGSGEQSGLAFGFDEATARATPAERAERVRAFVDAAGGLETAGYCRTAYISAAFANTAGQAVTGRTAEAAMDGIARAGGADGVARLATSRLAGLDGAVLGARAAAKARAGAEPVELPPGRYEVVLEPTAVADLLHNFAVFGFNGKAYAQKQSFAELGTAQFDPSVTIVDEPLGSRGEPAAGLPFDDEGTPRRSLVLVREGVTRAVTHDRTSAAQVGAESTGHAAPGSRSWGPCPAHLRLEAAPLAAGGSDGGPPMIEASARPLVARMRRGLLVTDLWYTRVLDPKTLVVTGLTRNGVWLVEDGEVTGPVGNLRFTQSYPQALGPGRVLGIGGESVLLPDSWADSRYAAPALHLASWNITGNASG, encoded by the coding sequence ATGAGCGCCGAGCTGCAGATCGCGGCGAAGGTGGTGGAGCTGGTCCGGGCGCTGGCCGGCCGCTCCGCCGAGGCCGAGGTCACGGTCCGGCACCACGCGCTGGCCCTGACCCGGTTCGCCAACTCGGCGATCCACCAGAACGTCGCCGAGGCGAGCACCGGCGTGCGGCTGCGGCTGCACCTGGACGGGCGGACGGCGGCCGGGTCCACCACGCTGACCGGAGCCGACGGGCTGCGCTCGCTGGTCGAGCGGACCATCGCGGCGGCCCGGGTGACCCCGCCCGACCCGGCCTGGGCCGGTCTGACCAGGCCGGCCCCGCTGCACGTCTCGGCCAATCACCCCGGTTCCGGGGAGCAGTCCGGGCTGGCGTTCGGCTTCGACGAGGCGACCGCCCGCGCCACCCCGGCCGAGCGGGCCGAGCGGGTCCGCGCGTTCGTCGACGCGGCCGGCGGCCTGGAGACCGCCGGTTACTGCCGGACGGCGTACATCTCGGCCGCCTTCGCCAACACCGCCGGGCAGGCCGTGACGGGCCGGACGGCGGAGGCGGCGATGGACGGCATCGCCCGCGCCGGCGGCGCCGACGGCGTGGCCCGGCTGGCCACGTCCCGGCTGGCCGGTCTGGACGGGGCGGTGCTGGGCGCGCGGGCGGCGGCCAAGGCGCGCGCCGGGGCCGAGCCGGTCGAGCTGCCCCCGGGGCGGTACGAGGTCGTGCTGGAGCCCACCGCGGTCGCCGACCTGCTGCACAACTTCGCGGTCTTCGGGTTCAACGGGAAGGCGTACGCGCAGAAGCAGTCCTTCGCCGAGCTGGGCACGGCGCAGTTCGACCCGTCGGTGACCATCGTGGACGAGCCGCTGGGCAGCCGTGGCGAGCCGGCGGCCGGCCTGCCGTTCGACGACGAGGGCACGCCGAGGCGGTCGCTGGTGCTGGTCCGCGAGGGGGTGACCCGGGCGGTGACGCACGACCGCACCTCGGCGGCCCAGGTGGGCGCGGAGTCCACCGGGCACGCCGCCCCGGGCTCGCGCTCCTGGGGCCCGTGCCCGGCGCATCTGCGGCTGGAGGCGGCCCCGCTGGCGGCCGGCGGGAGCGACGGCGGGCCGCCGATGATCGAGGCGTCGGCCCGGCCGCTGGTCGCCCGGATGCGCCGCGGCCTGCTGGTCACCGACCTCTGGTACACCCGGGTGCTGGACCCGAAGACGCTGGTGGTGACCGGGTTGACGCGCAACGGCGTCTGGTTGGTGGAGGACGGCGAGGTGACCGGGCCGGTCGGCAATCTGCGCTTCACCCAGTCGTACCCGCAGGCGCTGGGGCCGGGCCGGGTGCTCGGCATCGGCGGTGAGTCGGTGCTGCTGCCGGACTCGTGGGCCGACTCGCGCTACGCCGCGCCCGCGCTGCACCTGGCGTCCTGGAACATCACCGGGAACGCCTCCGGATAG
- a CDS encoding fumarate reductase/succinate dehydrogenase flavoprotein subunit — MTNTVERHLYDVVVIGAGGAGLRAAIEARLAGKRTAIISKSLFGKAHTVMAEGGAAAAMGNVNSRDNWMVHFRDTMRGGKFLNNFRMAELHAKEAPERIWELETYGALFDRTKDGKISQRNFGGHEYPRLAHVGDRTGLELIRTLQQKIVSLQQEDHAETGSYDSRIRVFQETTITELLLDGDRVAGAFGYYRESGDLLLFEAPAVVLATGGVGRSYKVTSNSWEYTGDGHALALRAGATLINMEFLQFHPTGMVWPPSVKGILVTESVRGDGGVLRNSEGKRFMFDYVPDVFRKQYAETEEEADRWYDDPDNNRRPPELLPRDEVARAINSEVKAGRGSPAGGVFLDVSTRMPAETIIRRLPSMHHQFKELADVDITREPMEVGPTCHYVMGGVEVDPDTGAAFGSVQGLFAAGEVSGGMHGSNRLGGNSLSDLLVFGKRAGEHAAAYVDTLPARPRVSRVDVAAATEVALAPLVRAEGENPYTLQQDLQAVMGDLVGIIRREGELTDALKRLHELRLRVATVAVGGGRRYNPGWHLALDLRNMLVVSECTAKAALEREESRGGHTREDFPRMSPQWRQINLVCSLDETGEVQLERKPVPRMRDELLRLFDHSELAKYMTDEELSEWEAR, encoded by the coding sequence ATGACGAACACTGTCGAACGCCACCTGTACGACGTCGTGGTGATCGGCGCCGGCGGGGCCGGACTGCGCGCCGCGATCGAGGCCCGGCTGGCCGGCAAGCGCACCGCGATCATCTCCAAGTCGCTGTTCGGCAAGGCGCACACGGTGATGGCCGAGGGCGGCGCGGCGGCGGCGATGGGGAACGTAAACAGCCGGGACAACTGGATGGTGCACTTCCGGGACACCATGCGGGGCGGCAAGTTCCTGAACAACTTCCGGATGGCCGAGCTGCACGCCAAGGAGGCCCCGGAGCGCATCTGGGAGCTGGAGACGTACGGCGCGCTCTTCGACCGGACGAAGGACGGCAAGATCTCCCAGCGCAACTTCGGCGGGCACGAGTACCCCCGGCTCGCGCACGTCGGCGACCGCACCGGCCTGGAGCTGATCCGCACCCTGCAACAGAAGATCGTCTCGTTGCAGCAGGAGGACCACGCCGAGACCGGCAGCTACGACTCGCGGATCCGGGTCTTCCAGGAGACCACGATCACCGAGCTGCTGCTCGACGGCGACCGGGTGGCCGGCGCGTTCGGCTACTACCGCGAGTCCGGTGACCTGCTGCTGTTCGAGGCGCCCGCGGTGGTGCTCGCCACCGGCGGCGTCGGGCGCAGCTACAAGGTCACCTCGAACTCGTGGGAGTACACCGGCGACGGCCACGCGCTCGCCCTGCGGGCCGGCGCGACGCTGATCAACATGGAGTTCCTGCAGTTCCACCCGACCGGCATGGTCTGGCCGCCGAGCGTGAAGGGCATCCTGGTCACCGAGTCGGTCCGGGGCGACGGCGGGGTGCTGCGCAACTCCGAGGGCAAGCGGTTCATGTTCGACTACGTCCCGGACGTGTTCCGCAAGCAGTACGCCGAGACCGAAGAGGAGGCGGACCGCTGGTACGACGACCCGGACAACAACCGCCGCCCGCCCGAGCTGCTGCCCCGCGACGAGGTGGCCCGGGCGATCAACAGCGAGGTCAAGGCGGGCCGTGGCAGCCCGGCCGGCGGCGTCTTCCTGGACGTGTCCACCCGGATGCCGGCCGAGACGATCATCCGGCGGCTCCCGTCGATGCACCACCAGTTCAAGGAGCTGGCCGACGTCGACATCACCAGGGAGCCGATGGAGGTGGGCCCGACCTGCCACTACGTGATGGGCGGGGTCGAGGTGGACCCGGACACCGGCGCGGCGTTCGGCTCGGTGCAGGGGCTGTTCGCGGCGGGCGAGGTGTCCGGCGGCATGCACGGCTCGAACCGGCTCGGCGGCAACTCCCTCTCCGACCTGCTGGTCTTCGGCAAACGGGCCGGGGAGCACGCCGCGGCGTACGTCGACACGCTGCCGGCCCGCCCCCGGGTGTCCCGGGTCGACGTGGCCGCGGCGACCGAGGTGGCGCTTGCCCCGCTGGTCCGCGCCGAGGGCGAGAACCCGTACACGTTGCAGCAGGATCTGCAGGCGGTGATGGGTGACCTGGTCGGCATCATCCGCCGGGAGGGCGAGCTGACCGACGCGCTGAAACGGCTGCACGAGCTGCGGCTGCGGGTGGCCACCGTCGCGGTCGGCGGCGGCCGCCGCTACAACCCCGGCTGGCACCTGGCGCTCGACCTGCGCAACATGCTGGTCGTCTCGGAGTGCACGGCGAAGGCCGCGCTGGAACGCGAGGAGTCGCGCGGCGGGCACACCCGCGAGGACTTCCCGCGGATGAGCCCGCAGTGGCGGCAGATCAACCTGGTCTGTTCGCTCGACGAGACCGGCGAGGTGCAGCTGGAGCGCAAGCCGGTGCCCCGGATGCGCGACGAGCTGCTCCGTCTCTTCGACCACAGCGAGCTGGCGAAATACATGACCGACGAGGAACTCTCCGAGTGGGAGGCGCGGTGA
- a CDS encoding succinate dehydrogenase/fumarate reductase iron-sulfur subunit encodes MHDRRGTLRVGGAVKRHFRVWRGDSSGGDLQDFDVEVNEGEVVLDIIHRLQATQTPDLACRWNCKAGKCGSCSMEINGMPRLGCMTRMSTFTPDETITITPLRTFPVIRDLVTDVSFNYEKARETPAFAPPAGVAPGQYRMQQVDVERSQEFRKCIECYLCQNTCHVVRDHEENKTAFSGPRFFIRAAELDMHPLDARTDRKQYAQQSQGLGFCNITKCCTEVCPEHIKITDNAIIPMKERVVDRRYDPLVRLGRKIFRRDQLPDPPDNMAPSRSEGVSGVGAGMTYTSARLPEGPPVGPDGRLEIAELAAPLQGGLSPFGEDMTFPLPPERVAYHHPDPDRPAADPPTAGGRH; translated from the coding sequence ATACATGACCGACGAGGAACTCTCCGAGTGGGAGGCGCGGTGAAACGCCATTTTCGTGTCTGGCGGGGTGACTCGTCCGGCGGGGACCTGCAGGACTTCGACGTCGAGGTGAACGAGGGCGAGGTCGTACTCGACATCATCCACCGGTTGCAGGCCACCCAGACCCCCGATCTGGCCTGCCGGTGGAACTGCAAGGCCGGCAAGTGCGGCTCCTGCTCGATGGAGATCAACGGCATGCCGCGGCTGGGCTGCATGACCCGGATGTCGACGTTCACCCCGGACGAGACGATCACGATCACCCCGCTGCGGACCTTCCCGGTGATCCGCGACCTGGTCACCGACGTCTCCTTCAACTACGAGAAGGCCCGCGAGACCCCGGCCTTCGCGCCGCCGGCCGGCGTCGCGCCCGGGCAGTACCGGATGCAGCAGGTCGACGTGGAACGCAGCCAGGAGTTCCGCAAGTGCATCGAGTGCTACCTCTGCCAGAACACCTGCCACGTGGTCCGCGACCACGAGGAGAACAAGACCGCCTTCTCCGGCCCGCGCTTCTTCATCCGCGCCGCCGAGCTCGACATGCATCCGCTGGACGCCCGCACCGACCGTAAGCAGTACGCCCAGCAGAGCCAGGGCCTCGGCTTCTGCAACATCACCAAGTGCTGCACCGAGGTCTGCCCGGAGCACATCAAGATCACTGACAACGCCATCATCCCGATGAAGGAGCGCGTCGTAGACCGTCGATACGACCCATTGGTCCGCCTCGGCCGCAAGATCTTCCGCCGCGACCAGCTCCCCGACCCGCCGGACAACATGGCCCCGTCCCGCAGCGAGGGCGTCAGCGGCGTCGGCGCCGGCATGACGTACACCAGCGCCCGCCTCCCGGAGGGCCCCCCGGTCGGCCCGGACGGCCGCCTCGAGATCGCCGAACTCGCGGCCCCGCTGCAGGGCGGCCTCTCACCCTTCGGCGAGGACATGACCTTCCCGCTCCCTCCGGAGCGCGTCGCCTACCACCACCCCGACCCGGACCGCCCGGCCGCCGATCCGCCCACGGCAGGCGGCCGGCACTGA
- a CDS encoding GNAT family N-acetyltransferase, translating to MPSLVTPALATGTLAHSAQPEITGDGVLLRPWCAADRPAVVAGYADPAIRRWHCRAMNDDEAAAWIARWPRRWQEESGAGWAVTVPAGDAPDLRVAGQISFRRIDLAEGVAELSYWVLPEFRGGRIAPRALTALTTWAFTGLGLHRLELNHSTANPASCRVAARSGYPAEGTRRSEARHADGWHDMHQHARLATD from the coding sequence ATGCCCTCGCTCGTCACACCGGCCCTCGCCACCGGCACGCTGGCCCACTCGGCGCAACCGGAGATCACCGGGGACGGTGTGCTGCTGCGGCCGTGGTGTGCGGCGGACCGGCCGGCGGTCGTCGCGGGGTATGCCGATCCGGCGATCCGGCGCTGGCACTGCCGGGCCATGAACGATGACGAGGCGGCGGCCTGGATCGCCCGCTGGCCCCGGCGCTGGCAGGAGGAGAGCGGCGCCGGCTGGGCCGTGACCGTCCCGGCCGGCGACGCACCGGATCTCCGCGTGGCGGGGCAGATCAGTTTCCGGAGGATCGATCTCGCCGAGGGCGTGGCCGAGCTCTCCTACTGGGTACTGCCCGAGTTCCGCGGCGGCCGGATCGCCCCGCGCGCGCTGACCGCCCTCACCACCTGGGCCTTCACCGGTCTGGGCCTGCACCGGCTGGAGCTGAACCACTCGACCGCGAACCCCGCGTCCTGCCGGGTAGCCGCCCGGAGCGGGTACCCGGCCGAGGGCACCAGACGCAGCGAGGCCCGGCACGCCGACGGCTGGCACGACATGCACCAGCACGCCCGCCTCGCCACGGACTGA
- a CDS encoding GNAT family N-acetyltransferase produces MSLTIRDATTADAEACAAIYRPYVLDTAITFETEPPSAAEMAGRITEAAATHAWLVAEDAGRVIGYAYARPFAARPAYRWSCEVSVYLELGRRRTGAGRALYRVLLPRLASRGYHVAVAKTALPNDASLGLHAALGFRSVGTHPRIGWKHDAWHDVAIMQLTLTADGGRPADPH; encoded by the coding sequence ATGTCGCTGACCATCCGGGACGCCACCACCGCCGACGCGGAAGCCTGTGCCGCCATCTACCGGCCGTACGTGCTGGACACCGCGATCACCTTCGAGACCGAGCCGCCCAGCGCCGCCGAGATGGCCGGCCGGATCACCGAGGCCGCCGCCACGCACGCCTGGCTCGTCGCCGAGGACGCCGGCCGGGTGATCGGGTATGCGTACGCCCGGCCGTTCGCCGCCCGCCCGGCCTACCGATGGTCCTGCGAGGTCAGCGTCTACCTGGAGCTCGGTCGCCGCCGCACCGGCGCCGGCCGTGCGCTGTACCGGGTCCTGCTGCCCCGCCTGGCCTCCCGCGGCTACCACGTCGCGGTCGCCAAGACGGCTCTGCCGAACGACGCCAGCCTCGGCCTGCACGCCGCCCTGGGCTTCCGATCGGTCGGCACCCATCCCCGGATCGGCTGGAAACACGACGCGTGGCATGACGTGGCCATCATGCAGCTCACCCTGACCGCGGACGGCGGCCGGCCCGCCGACCCGCACTGA
- a CDS encoding helix-turn-helix domain-containing protein: MPDDLTEELAATLRAVRTERELTLNALATRSGVSRAMIAKIERGAAQPTAALLGRLAAALGITLSELFSRTEKDSRRLIRRADQAVWIDPETGYRRRSVSPPGGAAQLVEVELPPGASVACPADAFAPARHQIYVLDGRLRFREGDVVHDLDAGDCLELGPPAPGEYHNPAGQPCRYLVILSPGRGLRG; this comes from the coding sequence GTGCCCGACGACCTGACCGAGGAACTCGCCGCCACGTTGCGCGCCGTGCGTACCGAGAGGGAACTGACGCTCAACGCCCTCGCCACGCGCTCCGGCGTCTCCCGGGCGATGATCGCCAAGATCGAGCGCGGCGCGGCCCAGCCCACCGCGGCGCTGCTCGGACGCCTCGCGGCGGCACTCGGGATCACGCTGTCCGAGCTGTTCTCGCGTACCGAGAAGGATTCTCGGCGGTTGATCCGCCGCGCCGACCAGGCGGTGTGGATCGATCCGGAGACCGGCTACCGGCGGCGCTCGGTCTCACCGCCCGGCGGCGCCGCCCAGCTCGTGGAGGTGGAGTTGCCGCCGGGGGCGTCGGTGGCCTGTCCCGCGGACGCCTTCGCCCCGGCCCGGCACCAGATCTACGTGCTGGACGGGCGGCTGCGCTTCCGCGAGGGCGACGTCGTGCACGACCTGGACGCCGGGGACTGCCTGGAGCTGGGCCCACCGGCGCCCGGCGAGTACCACAACCCGGCCGGACAGCCCTGCCGTTACCTGGTGATCCTCAGCCCGGGCCGAGGGCTGCGGGGCTGA
- a CDS encoding alpha-ketoglutarate-dependent dioxygenase AlkB — translation MSSAYQPSMLDLVSGPSPALEPLSGLTRHRLTAGAWVDVLPGWLHGSDAVFETLLGIDWRAERRKMYDGVVDVPRLLRWFGEGEPLPHPALTEARQALNSHYAQELGEEFVTAGMCLYRDGRDSVAWHGDTIGRSSTQDTMVAIVSLGSPRNLLLRPRAGGHETLRFPLGHGDLIVMGGSCQRTWEHAVPKTARAVGPRVSVQFRPRGVA, via the coding sequence ATGAGCAGCGCTTACCAGCCTTCGATGCTCGATCTCGTGTCGGGTCCGTCCCCGGCGCTCGAGCCACTGTCCGGGCTCACCCGGCACCGGCTCACCGCGGGCGCCTGGGTCGACGTGCTGCCCGGGTGGTTGCACGGGTCCGACGCGGTCTTCGAGACCCTGCTCGGCATCGACTGGCGGGCGGAGCGGCGCAAGATGTATGACGGCGTCGTCGACGTGCCGCGGCTGCTGCGCTGGTTCGGCGAGGGTGAGCCGCTGCCGCACCCCGCGCTGACCGAGGCGCGCCAGGCGCTGAACTCGCACTACGCCCAGGAGCTGGGCGAGGAGTTCGTGACCGCCGGGATGTGCCTGTATCGCGACGGGCGGGACAGCGTGGCCTGGCACGGCGACACGATCGGCCGGTCGTCGACCCAGGACACCATGGTGGCGATCGTGTCGCTGGGGTCGCCGCGCAATCTGCTGCTGCGTCCACGCGCCGGTGGCCACGAGACGTTGCGATTCCCTCTGGGACACGGCGACCTGATCGTGATGGGCGGTTCGTGCCAGCGGACGTGGGAGCACGCGGTGCCGAAGACGGCGCGGGCGGTGGGTCCACGCGTCAGTGTGCAGTTCCGGCCACGGGGCGTGGCCTGA
- a CDS encoding ABC transporter ATP-binding protein produces the protein MSALLEVDGLTAGYGAAPVLHGVRLSVQPGEIVAVLGANGAGKTTLLRALSGLVRATGGTVAFDGEDLRRVPVEHLVRRGIAHVPEGRGVVTELTVDENLRLGGLWRRDRADAARALDEVYDLFPALAQRRASAGHQLSGGERQMLALGRALVGRPRLLLLDEPSLGLAPRITAQIMALLRDLREHTGLTVLLVEQNVRSALSIADAGVVLALGRVVTRNSAARLRDDADLRHAYLGF, from the coding sequence GTGAGCGCGCTGCTGGAGGTGGACGGGCTGACCGCGGGGTACGGCGCGGCGCCGGTGCTGCACGGCGTGCGGCTCAGCGTGCAGCCCGGCGAGATCGTCGCGGTGCTGGGGGCGAACGGGGCGGGCAAGACCACGCTGCTGCGTGCGCTCTCCGGGCTGGTCCGGGCGACCGGGGGCACGGTCGCCTTCGACGGCGAGGATCTGCGCCGGGTCCCGGTGGAGCACCTGGTACGCCGCGGGATCGCGCACGTGCCGGAGGGCCGCGGGGTGGTCACCGAACTCACCGTGGACGAGAACCTGCGGCTCGGTGGGCTGTGGCGGCGTGACCGCGCGGACGCGGCGCGCGCCCTGGACGAGGTCTACGACCTCTTTCCGGCGCTGGCACAACGGCGTGCCAGTGCCGGGCACCAACTCTCCGGCGGTGAGCGGCAGATGCTGGCGCTGGGCCGCGCCCTGGTCGGCCGTCCCCGGCTGCTGCTGCTGGACGAGCCGTCGCTGGGCCTGGCGCCGCGGATCACCGCACAGATCATGGCGCTGCTGCGGGACCTGCGGGAACACACCGGGTTGACGGTGCTGCTGGTCGAGCAGAACGTCCGCAGCGCACTGTCCATCGCGGACGCGGGGGTCGTGCTGGCGCTGGGCCGCGTGGTCACCCGCAACAGCGCGGCGCGCCTGCGTGACGACGCCGACCTGCGGCACGCCTATCTGGGTTTCTGA